A genome region from Alkalimarinus coralli includes the following:
- the rraA gene encoding ribonuclease E activity regulator RraA — translation MPIITPDLCDEYPDIIEVVEPMFNNYGGKESFGGEIVTVKCFEDNSVVKEQVGTPGHGKVMIVDGGASMRAALLGDMLAEKAAKNGWEGIIVYGCIRDVDVIMETDLGVQALSTHPMKTDKRGIGDLNVPVTFGGVTFKPGSYVYADNNGIVVTPTKLNIEP, via the coding sequence GTGCCAATAATTACGCCAGATTTGTGTGACGAGTATCCAGATATTATTGAAGTTGTTGAGCCTATGTTTAATAACTATGGTGGCAAGGAATCGTTTGGTGGAGAGATTGTTACCGTAAAGTGCTTTGAGGATAACTCTGTGGTGAAGGAGCAAGTTGGAACTCCGGGTCATGGAAAGGTAATGATTGTCGATGGAGGGGCATCGATGAGAGCTGCACTTCTTGGAGATATGTTAGCTGAAAAAGCGGCCAAGAATGGCTGGGAAGGTATTATTGTTTATGGCTGTATACGCGATGTAGACGTCATCATGGAAACAGATTTAGGGGTTCAGGCACTCTCAACCCACCCAATGAAAACTGATAAAAGAGGCATTGGTGATTTAAATGTGCCGGTAACGTTTGGCGGTGTAACGTTTAAGCCAGGGAGCTATGTATATGCCGATAATAATGGCATTGTCGTAACCCCGACCAAGCTCAATATTGAGCCATAA
- a CDS encoding PilZ domain-containing protein, producing MINSIIRDYSEKRDFIRMKVDTEIRLSFENSDETMTAVCKDLSGTGMLIETSEALEENSEFHTSLPSSNPAFPSFETKVKVIRCEESDNNRFLIGAEILNMPK from the coding sequence ATGATTAATTCAATCATTCGAGACTATAGTGAAAAACGTGATTTCATTAGAATGAAAGTTGATACAGAGATTCGGCTATCTTTTGAGAATTCAGATGAGACTATGACTGCGGTATGCAAAGATTTAAGTGGTACAGGCATGCTTATTGAAACAAGTGAAGCGCTAGAAGAAAACAGTGAATTTCATACATCCCTTCCCTCAAGCAACCCCGCATTTCCGTCTTTTGAAACTAAAGTTAAAGTGATTCGCTGCGAAGAGTCTGATAACAACAGGTTTCTCATAGGGGCAGAGATACTAAATATGCCCAAATAG
- a CDS encoding TIGR04211 family SH3 domain-containing protein, with amino-acid sequence MKKILYILMLIIAPSLSLAESMYIDDTLLVPLRSGEGLQFRIVHKGVKSGTKVELIAHNPDSGYSHVRTPDGVTGYLPTRYLVKNEIARDRLKKATAQLEKAQNRLTELQSELKELQEKYNSLSSSHEQLTLESQATSSELKKVKTISSNALTLDQRNRELRETNQELKNEVELLTTDNQRLKDKSETSFMMIGAALVLLGVILALIIPWLKPTKKNDSWA; translated from the coding sequence GTGAAGAAAATTTTGTATATTTTAATGCTGATTATAGCGCCATCGCTATCTTTGGCTGAATCAATGTATATAGACGATACCTTACTGGTTCCTCTTAGGAGCGGCGAAGGTCTTCAATTTAGAATTGTACACAAGGGTGTGAAAAGCGGAACTAAAGTTGAACTTATTGCCCATAACCCCGACTCAGGTTATAGCCACGTTAGAACACCGGATGGCGTTACCGGCTACCTGCCAACACGTTATCTGGTAAAAAATGAAATCGCGCGAGATCGACTGAAAAAGGCAACCGCTCAACTGGAAAAAGCTCAAAATAGACTAACTGAACTACAATCAGAGCTTAAAGAGCTCCAGGAAAAGTATAATTCTTTATCAAGTAGTCATGAGCAGCTAACACTTGAAAGCCAGGCAACCAGTAGCGAATTGAAAAAAGTAAAAACGATATCCTCAAATGCTCTAACCCTCGATCAGCGTAACAGAGAGTTAAGAGAAACCAACCAAGAACTAAAAAACGAAGTCGAACTACTGACAACAGATAACCAAAGGCTTAAAGACAAAAGTGAAACCAGTTTTATGATGATCGGCGCTGCGCTCGTACTCTTGGGCGTAATACTTGCCTTAATTATTCCATGGCTCAAGCCAACCAAAAAGAACGACAGCTGGGCTTAA
- a CDS encoding YciI family protein has product MFYAIISEDVPNSLDKRKLARPTHIERLESLKELGRLLVAGPHPAIDCNDPGEHGFTGSLVIAEFNSLSDAQEWADNDPYVEAGVYRKVTVKPFKHVLP; this is encoded by the coding sequence ATGTTTTACGCAATTATCAGTGAAGACGTACCTAATAGCCTCGATAAAAGGAAGCTTGCACGACCTACCCACATAGAGCGGCTAGAGTCACTGAAAGAGTTAGGACGCCTATTAGTTGCCGGCCCACACCCCGCTATTGATTGCAACGATCCGGGTGAGCATGGTTTTACAGGAAGTCTGGTCATCGCCGAGTTCAACTCATTGAGCGACGCACAAGAGTGGGCAGACAATGACCCCTATGTTGAAGCCGGCGTGTACCGTAAGGTTACTGTTAAACCATTCAAACATGTATTACCCTAG
- a CDS encoding PHP domain-containing protein: MSHLSSQIDLHCHSSASDGLLTPSALVQLAYDNGVKHMALTDHDTVSGLDEALLCGGELGVNVLAGVEFSAQWKNQGVHILGLDFNRHSPVIHSAVERQKESRFSRAQTIGDRLAKKGFSGLYDKALELSSGQAPGRPHIASAMVELGYVNSSAVAFKKYLGAGKVGDVKSVWPELNEVVSWIIDAGGVAIIAHPRKYNMTVTKLRSLIEDFVESGGEGLEVVTSGQKQGEIGLLADLCRKYGLKGSLGSDFHSPKQPWVRMGAIPPLPKSVVPVWKDWGLEL; the protein is encoded by the coding sequence ATGTCTCACCTCTCCTCTCAAATCGACCTTCACTGTCATAGCAGTGCATCTGATGGGCTTTTAACGCCTTCTGCTTTAGTTCAGTTGGCTTATGATAATGGAGTCAAGCATATGGCGCTGACAGACCATGATACGGTTAGTGGGTTAGATGAGGCCCTTTTATGTGGAGGTGAGCTAGGAGTTAATGTGCTTGCTGGTGTAGAGTTTTCAGCGCAATGGAAAAATCAAGGGGTTCATATTTTAGGGCTCGATTTTAATCGTCACTCACCAGTGATTCATTCAGCGGTCGAACGCCAGAAAGAGAGCCGTTTCAGCCGTGCGCAAACGATCGGGGATCGGTTAGCTAAAAAAGGCTTTAGTGGACTTTATGATAAGGCTTTAGAGCTATCTTCCGGTCAAGCGCCAGGGCGCCCTCATATTGCCTCTGCAATGGTAGAACTTGGCTACGTAAACAGTAGCGCGGTGGCATTTAAAAAGTATCTGGGTGCGGGAAAGGTTGGGGATGTAAAATCAGTTTGGCCTGAGTTGAATGAGGTTGTTAGTTGGATTATTGATGCCGGGGGAGTCGCAATTATTGCTCATCCACGAAAGTACAATATGACGGTTACAAAACTTAGGTCGCTTATTGAGGATTTTGTTGAGTCGGGTGGTGAAGGGCTGGAAGTGGTTACATCGGGCCAGAAACAGGGGGAGATAGGTCTTCTGGCTGATTTGTGTCGCAAGTATGGGCTGAAAGGGTCTTTGGGGAGTGATTTCCATTCACCCAAGCAGCCATGGGTTCGCATGGGGGCTATACCGCCTTTGCCTAAAAGTGTTGTACCAGTATGGAAAGATTGGGGGCTGGAACTCTAG
- a CDS encoding YecA/YgfB family protein: MSSSQTSSITDHDIDTLEDILFEDELSEDALDFFGVHGLVCSYVVGPKNINDSELTDLVFNSHKGLASDKLKIAESIISKLRNNISAELSAGKTLELPIYDADEEYYEEALTNWCAGFVEGFLDHETSWFERSQELVAELLLPIMALSQLFDDEDFSEINNNQKIMEQFEEQLPELMTDLFLFFHSDNK; this comes from the coding sequence ATGAGCTCATCACAGACATCTTCCATTACAGATCACGATATCGATACTCTCGAGGATATTCTATTTGAGGATGAGCTTTCCGAAGATGCACTCGACTTTTTTGGCGTTCACGGACTTGTCTGCTCTTATGTGGTGGGCCCTAAAAACATCAATGACTCAGAGTTAACAGACCTGGTATTTAACAGCCATAAAGGGTTAGCTTCTGACAAGCTGAAAATAGCAGAGAGCATTATATCAAAACTCAGGAACAACATATCAGCAGAACTTTCTGCAGGAAAGACGCTTGAGCTTCCCATCTACGACGCTGATGAAGAGTATTACGAAGAAGCATTAACCAACTGGTGTGCAGGTTTTGTAGAAGGCTTTCTTGATCATGAAACCTCATGGTTTGAGCGCAGTCAGGAATTAGTAGCAGAACTCTTACTCCCCATAATGGCCCTGTCTCAACTTTTTGACGATGAAGACTTTTCTGAAATCAATAATAATCAAAAGATTATGGAACAGTTTGAAGAGCAGCTACCCGAGCTAATGACAGACCTATTTTTATTTTTTCACTCAGACAACAAGTAG
- the rne gene encoding ribonuclease E — MKRMLINATQAEELRVALVDGQKLYDLDIESSTREQKKANVYKGRITRVEPSLEAAFVDFGAERHGFLPLKEISKEYFKRTASRGEGRINIKDVISEGQEIIVQVDKEERGNKGAALTTFVSLAGRYLVLMPNNPRAGGISRRIEGEDRNQLRDAISGLEIPKQMGAIVRTAGVGRNTEELQWDLDYLHQFWESITHAADSRKAPFLIYQESNVIIRAIRDYLRQDIGEVLVDSPEVYEDVVNFVQSVMPAYENKIKLYEDDIPLFSRYQIEAQIETAFQREVKLPSGGSIVIDPTEALVSIDINSARATKGSDIEETALNTNLEAADEIARQLRLRDMGGLIVIDFIDMTPARNQREVETRMRQALELDRARVQVGKISRFGLLEMSRQRLRPSLGETRNEVCPRCSGQGTIRSIDSMALSIMRLMYEESSKEKTSEVRALLPISVATFLLNEKRAQIAEIEKNQNVSIVIVPTETMETPHYEVLRMRDDESDDDTVSYELKSEVTEQQASTTAPVKQVVREEAAVKTLKPSSPAPTSEEIGLLKKLSLKVAAIFGGSAEEEKKVEVKPEHKARQTSSRNTQRNRPERGSKQSNRGRQKGSRNESTAKSIRNNQQETDSQQKSGSASSSSTDENRRPRRNRSASSRNRDAGNRNDNRQSDKRTRGGKNSTGERSPANQPVNTNEKQSAPSSPAAAKTQDTPAKQLPTVTESNTAGATKQSQEAVAPREKSAERKRAPRRDSSSSRKSPVNEKPQTSSDSEVKTSDAKADAVTKETKAPKHADAAPIKVSEDTSKASTATAASVKNETDAPIKKAEPAQDKHEVPASKVSDNKASKPEQAETLAATPAGSSGASSEKAEKAEKATETTQKASTEEAKSDNKPSESPETKPARPRRQRRARAANDPRQQRKKEAAENEAKQSEVTDSTKSESADSKSVES, encoded by the coding sequence ATGAAGAGAATGCTAATTAACGCAACTCAGGCAGAAGAGTTACGCGTTGCGCTTGTAGATGGTCAAAAACTATACGACCTTGATATAGAGTCGAGTACCCGCGAGCAAAAAAAAGCAAACGTCTATAAGGGCAGAATAACTCGGGTAGAGCCCAGCCTGGAGGCAGCTTTTGTTGACTTCGGAGCCGAAAGACACGGTTTTCTCCCTCTAAAAGAGATATCTAAAGAGTATTTCAAGCGTACCGCATCCAGGGGAGAAGGCAGAATTAACATCAAAGATGTTATTTCAGAAGGCCAGGAAATAATCGTACAAGTAGACAAAGAAGAGCGAGGCAATAAAGGCGCCGCACTAACTACATTTGTCAGCCTTGCTGGTCGCTATTTGGTACTCATGCCGAACAATCCGCGAGCTGGCGGAATATCCAGACGTATAGAAGGTGAAGATAGAAACCAGCTAAGAGACGCCATTTCGGGCCTTGAAATACCCAAGCAAATGGGAGCAATTGTTCGGACTGCTGGAGTTGGTAGAAATACCGAAGAGCTTCAATGGGACCTCGATTACTTACATCAGTTCTGGGAGTCAATCACTCACGCTGCAGACAGCCGCAAAGCCCCTTTCCTCATTTATCAGGAAAGCAATGTAATTATCCGGGCCATTAGAGACTACCTACGTCAGGATATAGGCGAAGTACTTGTCGACTCTCCAGAAGTTTATGAAGATGTCGTTAACTTTGTGCAATCCGTAATGCCTGCTTATGAGAATAAGATTAAGCTATATGAGGATGATATTCCCTTATTTAGCCGATATCAGATCGAAGCACAGATCGAAACAGCATTCCAGCGAGAAGTTAAACTTCCTTCTGGCGGTTCAATCGTCATCGACCCAACAGAGGCACTGGTCTCTATCGATATTAACTCTGCCCGAGCGACAAAAGGGAGCGATATCGAAGAAACCGCTTTAAACACAAACCTTGAAGCAGCAGATGAAATTGCCAGGCAGCTTCGCCTTCGTGACATGGGTGGGCTGATTGTAATCGACTTTATCGATATGACACCAGCTAGAAACCAGCGCGAAGTAGAAACCAGAATGAGACAGGCTCTCGAGTTGGATCGCGCCCGCGTTCAAGTCGGCAAAATATCCAGATTCGGTCTTCTTGAAATGTCTCGCCAAAGGCTAAGACCCTCACTGGGAGAAACACGAAATGAAGTTTGCCCACGCTGTAGCGGCCAGGGCACGATAAGAAGCATTGACTCAATGGCGCTATCAATTATGCGTCTAATGTATGAAGAGTCATCAAAAGAAAAAACAAGCGAAGTTAGGGCCCTGCTACCGATATCTGTAGCAACGTTCCTTTTAAACGAAAAACGAGCTCAGATTGCTGAAATCGAAAAGAATCAGAATGTTTCTATCGTCATTGTACCGACTGAGACAATGGAGACACCGCATTACGAAGTGCTAAGAATGCGAGATGATGAGTCTGATGACGATACTGTAAGCTACGAGCTTAAATCAGAGGTGACAGAACAACAGGCCTCGACGACTGCACCAGTTAAGCAAGTAGTCAGAGAAGAAGCCGCAGTAAAAACACTTAAACCCAGCTCCCCGGCCCCAACATCAGAAGAGATAGGGCTGCTTAAAAAGCTTTCGTTGAAAGTTGCAGCCATATTTGGCGGCAGCGCGGAAGAGGAAAAAAAGGTCGAAGTTAAGCCAGAACACAAAGCTCGCCAAACTTCATCGCGTAACACGCAACGGAACCGCCCTGAACGAGGCAGCAAGCAGTCGAACCGAGGCCGCCAAAAAGGGTCTCGAAATGAGTCAACTGCAAAATCAATCAGAAATAACCAGCAAGAGACTGATAGCCAGCAAAAAAGCGGCAGCGCATCAAGCAGTTCGACGGATGAAAACCGTCGCCCTAGACGCAACCGCAGTGCATCCTCACGCAATCGAGATGCAGGCAACCGCAATGATAACCGGCAGTCAGACAAACGCACTAGAGGCGGTAAAAACAGTACCGGTGAGCGTAGCCCAGCTAACCAGCCTGTCAATACCAATGAAAAGCAGAGCGCGCCGAGCTCACCTGCAGCTGCAAAAACGCAAGACACACCAGCAAAACAGTTGCCGACAGTGACTGAAAGCAATACTGCTGGCGCGACGAAACAGAGCCAGGAGGCTGTAGCACCGCGAGAGAAAAGTGCAGAAAGAAAGCGTGCACCTAGACGCGACTCTTCGAGCAGCCGAAAGTCTCCAGTTAACGAAAAGCCTCAAACTTCGTCCGATAGCGAAGTAAAAACCTCAGACGCCAAAGCTGATGCGGTAACAAAGGAAACTAAAGCGCCTAAGCACGCAGATGCCGCACCAATAAAAGTTTCTGAAGACACCAGCAAAGCAAGTACAGCTACTGCAGCATCGGTCAAAAATGAAACTGATGCTCCGATAAAAAAGGCAGAGCCTGCACAAGATAAGCATGAAGTACCAGCCAGTAAGGTGTCTGATAACAAAGCCTCCAAGCCCGAACAGGCTGAAACGCTAGCCGCAACACCAGCGGGTAGCAGTGGTGCAAGCTCAGAAAAAGCTGAAAAAGCTGAAAAAGCAACTGAGACCACACAAAAGGCCTCGACAGAAGAAGCAAAGAGCGACAATAAACCTTCAGAGTCACCTGAAACAAAGCCGGCACGGCCTCGTCGTCAAAGAAGAGCGCGAGCAGCCAATGACCCTCGCCAGCAGAGAAAAAAGGAAGCAGCTGAAAATGAAGCCAAGCAATCTGAAGTGACCGACAGCACTAAATCAGAAAGCGCGGATTCAAAATCAGTAGAGTCCTAA
- the rluC gene encoding 23S rRNA pseudouridine(955/2504/2580) synthase RluC, translating into MSNEMNTSAIDGSENGSGGTKVRFVTVTESSEAQRIDNFLLSNLKGVPKSKIYRIIRKGEVRVNKGRVKPEYKLSIGDVVRVPPVSVREARDSVKPGNNVVKLLQNSIIFENQELLVINKPSGMAVHGGSGINLGVIEAFRAMRPDHDFLELVHRLDRDTSGCLLIAKKRTMLRYLHQCLREDGMKKIYHTVVVGKWPNHVREVNAPLLKNELKSGERVVTVTKEGKPSLTKFRLIERFKGFTLVEASPITGRTHQIRVHAAFAGYPILGDEKYGVDEVNKGMKRLGAKRLMLHAAELAVKLPSDRKVTVFKAPYEQTFHNVVGALREEG; encoded by the coding sequence ATGTCAAATGAAATGAATACTTCTGCTATCGACGGTTCCGAAAATGGTTCCGGAGGGACAAAAGTAAGGTTTGTAACCGTAACTGAGAGTAGTGAAGCGCAACGAATTGACAACTTTTTATTGTCAAACCTGAAAGGGGTTCCAAAAAGTAAGATCTATAGAATCATCAGGAAAGGTGAGGTCAGGGTTAATAAAGGTCGTGTAAAGCCTGAATACAAGCTGAGTATTGGTGACGTAGTCAGGGTTCCGCCAGTCTCTGTTCGAGAAGCGCGAGATTCAGTTAAGCCGGGTAATAACGTCGTTAAGTTGCTGCAAAACTCCATTATATTCGAGAATCAGGAGTTACTGGTTATCAATAAGCCTTCTGGGATGGCTGTTCACGGGGGGAGCGGGATAAATCTTGGGGTGATTGAAGCTTTTCGGGCAATGAGACCAGATCATGACTTTCTTGAGTTGGTTCATCGCTTGGATAGGGATACATCCGGCTGCTTATTGATTGCGAAAAAAAGGACTATGCTTAGGTATCTTCATCAATGCCTAAGAGAAGATGGCATGAAAAAGATTTATCACACCGTTGTGGTTGGGAAGTGGCCAAACCATGTTCGGGAGGTAAACGCTCCTTTACTTAAGAATGAACTCAAGTCTGGTGAAAGGGTTGTGACGGTGACTAAAGAGGGTAAGCCTTCTCTAACTAAGTTCAGATTAATTGAACGTTTTAAAGGTTTTACCTTGGTTGAGGCTAGCCCCATTACTGGCCGTACTCATCAGATTCGCGTTCACGCAGCGTTTGCGGGGTATCCGATATTGGGCGACGAGAAATACGGAGTGGATGAAGTAAATAAAGGAATGAAACGCTTAGGCGCAAAACGATTGATGCTTCATGCCGCTGAGTTAGCCGTTAAACTCCCTTCAGATCGTAAAGTGACCGTTTTTAAAGCACCTTATGAGCAAACCTTTCATAATGTCGTAGGGGCTTTGCGGGAGGAAGGTTAA